The Oxobacter pfennigii nucleotide sequence ACTTATACGTCACCCGTAGGTACAATTACGCTTGCGTGTGAAGGCGGTAACCTTGTCGGCCTGTGGATGGAGGGACAAAAATACCACGGTGATACCATCCCCGAAGAAATGGTAGAGAAAATCGATATGCCGGTATTCGATGCTGCGAAAAAATGGCTGGGCAGGTATTTTGCAGGTGAGACACCCGATGTTTTTGAATTACCGCTCCGTCCCATCGGCAGTAAGTTTCGTCAGGAAGTATGGAGTATTCTATGCGAGATACCATACGGCGAGGTTATAACCTATGGCGGCATTGCAAAAAAGATGGCTGTGAAGATGGGCAAGGAAAGCATGTCCAGTCAAGCGGTGGGCGGTGCCGTTGGGCATAACCCTATATCTATTATTATTCCTTGCCATCGGGTTGTAGGGGCAAATGGCAGCTTGACGGGTTATGCCGGGGGCGTTAGCACAAAAGTGAGATTGCTTGAAATGGAAGGTGCCGATATGTCCCGGTTATTTGTACCTACAAAGGGTACGCTCTTTGATGCTAAAAATAAGAATGATATTGATTTTGGGTGTGGAACTGGTCTTGACCTCGTCCATCCACACCTTTTTTTAGACGGATAAGCTGAATCCTGCCAAATTTATCCCAATGCTTCTCTGCAAGTTTCGCCAAGCCTACTGCCTTGGGGTAATTATCCTTGAGATTGAAGTCATACCTGTTGCTTTATTGAGGCAAAGAGTTTCTCCATCTAATTTTAATGCTGTATTAATGTAGACTGTTTTTAGTGCAACCGCCGAGTGATGAAAGAGGAGTACATTCAGGAATGTGCTCTCCGGATACAAGTCCAGATTTCTTATTTTTTGATATGCGGGCAAATTCCTGTTCCAATTGATTACGCAAGGAAGTGTCAGGAATCTGACGCAGTAAATCATTGATTGCAGCCATATTTTTTGCTCCATCTATGGTTCTGTCATTCGATTGGTATTTACTCCAGGAACGGCCAAATAGTTCATTTCCGTCAGACAAGCGCAGGATTGCTGTTTCTTCTAAAATTTTATGTGCTTTCTCAGTTGCAGAATCAGCTTTATCAAAGGCTATAAAAACCTGGCGGCCGCCGGACTGGTAAAGTTCCAGTATACGCTCAAGATGTATATCCTCAATACGTTTAAGAATATTGGAATCATGAATAAGCGCAGGAACCGGGCATAATTCCAGTACACACAAGTCGTACACGACAAGGCTCTTGAATGCCGCTCCTTCACTTGTGTTGCCGGGTGTTTCAAAGAAAACTTCCTTTTGGGGAGTAATATACAAAAGAGGGGCAGTTTCCTGCTGCCCGGTTAGCGTGCCGTTGATTATCCTCATGCGCATATTGATGTCATCTTGTATTTCATCTGACTTTTCGGCTTGCTGCCGCAACAGTTTTTCCAGCTTTTGCGCCGCTTCAGCCCGGGCTTCCATGAGTTCTTTTTGATGAATCAGCAGAGATGTTTCTTCCTCAAGCCTATCAATGCTTTTAGACACATTAACACACTGAGAGAGTAGTCTCTCGGACATCTCTTTTACCAGGCCGGACTCTTCAATTTTCCGGTTAAGGCGCATAATTTCTTTGTCACACTGAATGATGAGAGGTTGTAACCGCCCGGTTTCCAGAACCATTTCCTCACCCAGAATTGCCCTGATTTTCATATGAA carries:
- a CDS encoding DUF2326 domain-containing protein: MLKEIQCKKFAPNHQIIRFNSGLNTVLGSAGGSNAIGKSTFLWIVDYAFGGESYYSLTDDIRKEIGPHVIYFTFEFDEQLYYFHRRTDEPKNVYRSDKECHVITKLTLDEYQSFLFQEYKVGLPALEFSEITGRFFRIYGRENTLEKHPLLVKPREQDEKAVNFLLKLFGHHKVLADIKSMEEELGVKYSHFKSRPKVNIEKIESNQKTMESLRKRLQALMKNNEEAQLALFGFDAQTFERITAVQKELNSFVRRRNRLQSQLNAIKSNIADSKAETVSEFNSLVRFFPDANIKAFEEIEHFHMKIRAILGEEMVLETGRLQPLIIQCDKEIMRLNRKIEESGLVKEMSERLLSQCVNVSKSIDRLEEETSLLIHQKELMEARAEAAQKLEKLLRQQAEKSDEIQDDINMRMRIINGTLTGQQETAPLLYITPQKEVFFETPGNTSEGAAFKSLVVYDLCVLELCPVPALIHDSNILKRIEDIHLERILELYQSGGRQVFIAFDKADSATEKAHKILEETAILRLSDGNELFGRSWSKYQSNDRTIDGAKNMAAINDLLRQIPDTSLRNQLEQEFARISKNKKSGLVSGEHIPECTPLSSLGGCTKNSLH
- a CDS encoding methylated-DNA--[protein]-cysteine S-methyltransferase, which gives rise to MYYSTTYTSPVGTITLACEGGNLVGLWMEGQKYHGDTIPEEMVEKIDMPVFDAAKKWLGRYFAGETPDVFELPLRPIGSKFRQEVWSILCEIPYGEVITYGGIAKKMAVKMGKESMSSQAVGGAVGHNPISIIIPCHRVVGANGSLTGYAGGVSTKVRLLEMEGADMSRLFVPTKGTLFDAKNKNDIDFGCGTGLDLVHPHLFLDG